A single genomic interval of Flavihumibacter rivuli harbors:
- the pdxH gene encoding pyridoxamine 5'-phosphate oxidase codes for MSIAAIRKDYMRHTLTESDVAADPISQFNTWWLEAMKSEIDEVNAMTLATASADGLPSARIVLLKGYDESGFVFFTNYHSFKGRQLEENPRACLVFFWKELERQVRITGLIEKVSEEESDTYFASRPVTSQIGALASPQSQVLASREQLEQTEKELAHAFAGKQVPRPAHWGGYRVKPITVEFWQGRPSRLHDRIHYTLEETGSWRIERLAP; via the coding sequence ATGAGCATCGCCGCTATACGCAAGGACTACATGCGCCATACCCTGACCGAATCTGATGTTGCTGCTGACCCGATTTCCCAGTTCAATACCTGGTGGCTGGAAGCAATGAAAAGTGAGATCGATGAGGTGAATGCCATGACCCTCGCTACGGCTTCTGCGGATGGATTGCCTTCTGCACGGATTGTTTTGTTAAAAGGATATGATGAGAGTGGTTTTGTATTCTTCACCAACTATCATAGTTTTAAGGGCCGTCAGTTGGAAGAAAATCCGCGTGCCTGCCTGGTCTTCTTCTGGAAAGAATTGGAGCGCCAGGTACGCATCACAGGCCTTATCGAAAAGGTAAGTGAAGAAGAGAGTGATACTTATTTTGCCAGTCGACCTGTTACCAGCCAGATCGGCGCTTTGGCTTCCCCACAGAGCCAGGTGCTGGCGAGCAGGGAACAGTTAGAGCAGACGGAAAAAGAACTGGCCCATGCTTTTGCCGGCAAGCAGGTACCTCGTCCTGCGCATTGGGGTGGTTATCGGGTAAAGCCCATCACCGTTGAGTTCTGGCAGGGCAGGCCCAGCAGGCTGCACGACAGGATCCATTACACGCTCGAAGAAACCGGTAGCTGGAGGATCGAAAGATTGGCCCCATAG
- a CDS encoding DUF4286 family protein — protein sequence MYIYNVTLKIDWSIQEAWLKWMVEEHMPEVVGTGCFSSSRLLRLIEVDDSDGPTYAAQYHAETKSDYNRYITIHADKLRQKSFDKWGDKFIAFRSVMEVVH from the coding sequence ATGTACATCTATAATGTTACCCTCAAGATCGACTGGAGCATCCAGGAAGCCTGGTTAAAGTGGATGGTAGAAGAACATATGCCGGAAGTGGTAGGCACCGGTTGTTTCAGTTCTTCCAGGCTCTTAAGGCTGATAGAAGTGGATGATAGTGATGGTCCCACCTATGCAGCCCAGTACCATGCCGAAACCAAATCGGATTACAACCGGTATATTACCATTCATGCCGACAAGCTCCGCCAGAAAAGCTTTGACAAATGGGGGGATAAGTTCATTGCCTTCCGCTCTGTAATGGAAGTTGTGCACTAA
- a CDS encoding HU family DNA-binding protein produces the protein MNKAELIAKIADDAGITKTQANEALDSFIEAVTKTLKGGGKVTLVGFGTFSVSKRAARNGRNPQTGAVIKIKAKKVARFKAGKELSSKL, from the coding sequence ATGAACAAAGCTGAATTAATTGCCAAAATTGCCGATGACGCAGGCATTACCAAGACCCAGGCTAATGAAGCTCTGGATTCTTTCATCGAAGCAGTTACCAAGACCCTGAAAGGTGGTGGAAAAGTAACCCTGGTGGGTTTCGGTACTTTCTCTGTATCCAAGAGAGCTGCTCGTAACGGTCGCAACCCCCAGACTGGTGCTGTGATCAAGATTAAGGCTAAGAAAGTTGCTCGTTTCAAGGCAGGTAAGGAACTGTCTTCCAAATTATAA
- a CDS encoding DMT family transporter, giving the protein MNWIILIIAGLFEVGFATCLGKAKESSGTTATLWWIGFFVCLSISMYLLYRATQTLPIGTAYAVWTGVGAVGTVLVGILFFKEPADFWRLFFLTTLIGSIVGLKFVSAN; this is encoded by the coding sequence ATGAATTGGATCATCCTGATCATTGCAGGCCTCTTTGAAGTGGGATTTGCTACCTGCCTCGGCAAGGCAAAGGAAAGCTCCGGCACAACGGCCACTCTTTGGTGGATAGGTTTCTTTGTATGCCTGTCGATCAGTATGTACCTTTTGTACAGGGCCACCCAAACCCTTCCCATCGGTACTGCTTATGCCGTCTGGACAGGCGTTGGGGCAGTGGGAACCGTTCTAGTGGGTATCCTCTTCTTCAAAGAGCCGGCCGATTTCTGGCGACTCTTCTTCCTGACCACACTCATTGGATCCATTGTGGGCTTAAAATTTGTTTCTGCCAATTGA
- a CDS encoding TIGR00730 family Rossman fold protein yields the protein MKPSQRIIPAKQHVYLEGPKDRSYEFLFAFRVFRQFIKGFRTLHFVGPCITVFGSARFSEDHPYYTMARECGKRIAGLGFATMTGGGPGIMEAANRGAKEAGGKSVGCNIELPFEQKPNPYLDITITFEHFFVRKVLLVKYSYAFIIMPGGVGTMDEFFETLTLMQTKTMTQFPIVLLGKAYYQPMMDYLHVMKENKTIGEADLDLVLLTDSLDEAFEHIHKYIRSNYQVKPRKRLWWFMEKK from the coding sequence ATGAAACCATCGCAGCGGATTATTCCTGCCAAACAGCATGTTTACCTGGAGGGACCTAAGGATCGGAGTTATGAATTCCTGTTCGCATTCAGGGTTTTCCGGCAGTTCATCAAGGGATTCAGGACCCTTCACTTCGTTGGACCCTGTATAACCGTATTCGGATCGGCAAGGTTTTCAGAAGACCATCCCTATTATACCATGGCAAGGGAATGCGGCAAACGTATTGCAGGATTGGGATTCGCTACCATGACGGGCGGAGGGCCCGGTATCATGGAGGCTGCCAACCGAGGCGCAAAAGAAGCCGGCGGGAAGTCAGTAGGCTGTAATATTGAATTGCCTTTCGAACAAAAGCCCAACCCTTACCTGGATATCACCATCACCTTCGAACACTTCTTTGTGCGCAAGGTGTTGCTGGTGAAATATTCCTATGCCTTTATCATCATGCCGGGCGGGGTGGGTACCATGGATGAGTTTTTTGAAACCCTGACCCTCATGCAAACCAAGACAATGACCCAATTCCCGATCGTGTTGTTGGGGAAGGCCTATTACCAGCCCATGATGGATTACCTGCATGTCATGAAGGAGAATAAGACCATCGGCGAAGCCGATCTTGACCTGGTATTGCTAACTGATTCCCTGGACGAGGCATTCGAACACATCCACAAGTATATACGTTCCAATTACCAGGTAAAACCGCGCAAGCGCCTCTGGTGGTTCATGGAGAAAAAGTGA
- a CDS encoding VOC family protein: protein MKIEHIALWTNRLEEMRAFYMRYFGASSNEQYHNPAKQFRSYFLSFETGARLEIMQMEGVPDSLNNIYDQFTGLIHFAMATGSKENVDTLTALLSADGYEVIDGPRWTGDGYYESVVLDPDKNRVEITI from the coding sequence ATGAAAATTGAACACATTGCGCTGTGGACAAACCGTTTGGAAGAGATGCGGGCTTTCTATATGCGCTATTTCGGAGCTAGTTCCAATGAACAATACCATAATCCCGCCAAGCAATTCCGTTCCTATTTCCTTTCCTTTGAAACGGGGGCAAGGCTGGAGATCATGCAAATGGAAGGGGTGCCGGATAGCCTCAACAATATCTATGACCAGTTCACCGGCCTGATCCATTTCGCCATGGCTACTGGATCGAAGGAGAATGTTGATACCCTTACCGCACTACTCAGTGCTGATGGTTATGAGGTGATCGATGGCCCCAGGTGGACAGGTGATGGTTACTACGAAAGCGTAGTACTTGATCCCGATAAGAATAGGGTGGAGATCACGATCTAA
- a CDS encoding 30S ribosomal protein THX, whose translation MGRGDKKTKKGKIFKGSYGKSRVARPSQAKKAAAKKQQA comes from the coding sequence ATGGGTAGAGGTGATAAGAAAACCAAGAAAGGTAAGATCTTCAAAGGTTCTTACGGTAAGAGCCGCGTAGCTCGTCCTTCTCAGGCCAAAAAGGCTGCTGCGAAGAAGCAACAAGCATAA
- a CDS encoding exodeoxyribonuclease III, with amino-acid sequence MKRVMRIISYNVNGIRAAMNKGFIDWLKTDPAEVVCVQETKAHRDNVNHKLFAELGFHDFWYSAEKKGYSGVAIFSKIKPDNVEYGNGFMQSDAEGRVIRADFNDITLINAYFPSGTSGDERQEYKYQWLEEFFGYVQDLRKTRKKLIVCGDYNIAHREIDIHDPKGNKNSSGFLPDERKWMDKFFEHGWVDTFRKFHPEPHRYSWWSQRFPSVRLNNKGWRIDYINTTEELKKQLVDAEIYPDIKHSDHCPVYLKLKY; translated from the coding sequence ATGAAACGGGTTATGCGCATTATCTCCTATAATGTCAATGGTATCAGGGCCGCCATGAACAAAGGGTTTATCGACTGGCTGAAAACAGATCCCGCGGAGGTGGTCTGTGTACAGGAAACAAAGGCCCATCGCGACAATGTGAACCACAAACTATTTGCTGAGCTGGGCTTCCATGATTTCTGGTATTCAGCAGAAAAGAAAGGCTATAGTGGTGTGGCCATTTTCTCAAAGATCAAACCCGATAACGTGGAATATGGCAATGGCTTCATGCAGAGCGATGCCGAAGGCCGGGTGATCAGGGCGGATTTTAATGATATCACGCTCATCAATGCCTACTTTCCCTCAGGCACGAGTGGCGATGAGCGCCAGGAGTACAAATACCAATGGCTGGAGGAGTTCTTCGGTTACGTGCAGGACCTGCGCAAGACAAGGAAAAAACTGATCGTTTGCGGCGACTATAATATTGCCCACAGGGAGATCGATATCCATGACCCGAAGGGCAATAAGAATTCCAGTGGTTTCCTGCCCGATGAAAGGAAATGGATGGACAAGTTCTTTGAACATGGCTGGGTGGACACTTTCAGGAAATTCCATCCCGAACCCCATCGCTATAGTTGGTGGAGCCAACGTTTCCCCTCAGTGAGGTTGAACAACAAGGGCTGGCGCATCGATTACATCAATACCACCGAGGAGTTGAAAAAACAGCTGGTAGATGCCGAGATCTATCCAGATATAAAGCATAGCGACCATTGTCCCGTTTATTTAAAGCTCAAATACTAA
- a CDS encoding CPBP family intramembrane glutamic endopeptidase produces the protein MSEEVVKEDTCTHCGSTLVNDAPICYQCGKPTVPPEEWEGAYERYRLLVGSFYGLNFLICLVFNFVKGVGDNIVGLIAVDSLLLGLALFYAWQMRTELAPLILKWNRFSWWKVIVLVIVAVSSAVIVNYGVKWINRSIFDRELYYYSSFQDLMFPKTIMLLLIAIIPAFSEELAYRGVIQAGLLKITHTRLGVVFTALLFAIIHMSLISFFWLLPFALFLGWLRQRTQTLWYGILVHFCFNATACILEFRELGLL, from the coding sequence TTGAGCGAAGAAGTAGTTAAAGAAGATACCTGTACCCATTGTGGTAGTACCCTGGTCAATGATGCCCCCATCTGTTACCAGTGTGGCAAACCTACTGTGCCACCCGAAGAATGGGAAGGCGCCTATGAGCGCTATCGCCTATTGGTGGGAAGTTTCTATGGACTGAACTTCCTGATCTGTTTGGTATTCAATTTTGTAAAAGGGGTAGGGGATAATATTGTCGGATTGATTGCGGTGGACAGCCTATTGCTGGGACTGGCCTTATTCTATGCCTGGCAGATGCGGACTGAACTGGCGCCACTCATCCTTAAATGGAACAGGTTTTCCTGGTGGAAGGTGATCGTACTGGTTATCGTTGCGGTATCATCGGCCGTCATCGTGAATTATGGGGTGAAATGGATCAACCGCAGCATCTTCGATCGGGAATTGTATTACTATTCATCTTTCCAGGACCTGATGTTCCCCAAGACCATCATGTTGCTATTGATCGCGATCATTCCTGCTTTCTCCGAAGAGCTTGCTTACCGGGGTGTCATCCAGGCCGGGCTGCTGAAGATCACGCATACGCGGCTGGGGGTGGTATTCACTGCCTTGCTCTTCGCCATTATCCATATGAGCCTGATCTCCTTCTTCTGGCTGCTACCATTCGCCTTGTTCCTGGGTTGGTTAAGACAGCGTACACAAACCCTTTGGTATGGCATATTGGTGCATTTCTGCTTCAATGCCACTGCCTGTATCCTCGAGTTCAGGGAACTGGGTTTGCTCTGA